A single Lycorma delicatula isolate Av1 chromosome 12, ASM4794821v1, whole genome shotgun sequence DNA region contains:
- the LOC142332987 gene encoding uncharacterized protein LOC142332987 gives MLTKIVSLLSFLAFATAQFPSGRILEPPVPHLCAQRKLHEKFQGKGYYFSWKDQATDKQEEDWLGARNWCRTRCMDLVSLQMSNKNDYIKSHLIRDNVKYIWTSGRLCDFKGCERPDLQPPNINGWFWSSELQKLSPTTDRAQNDWSQSGGIGRPQPDNREQIQQNGPPESCLAILNNFYNDGVHWHDVSCHHRKPWVCEESESLIKYVQYTNPQLRITF, from the exons atgttGACCAAGATTGTGTCACTGCTGTCATTTTTAGCATTTGCTACAGCTCAGTTTCCAAGCGGACGTATTTTAGAACCACCTGTACCACACCTTTGTGCACAAA gaAAATTGCACGAGAAGTTTCAAGGTAAAGGATATTATTTTTCTTGGAAAGATCAGGCTACTGACAAACAAGAAGAAGACTGGTTGGGTGCTAGAAACTGGTGTCGTACAAGATGTATGGATCTTGTTAGTTTACAAATgtctaataaaaatgattacattaaaaGTCACCTAATTAGAG ATAATGTGAAATATATTTGGACTTCAGGAAGATTGTGTGACTTTAAGGGTTGTGAACGTCCTGATCTTCAACCACCGAATATTAATGGTTGGTTTTGGAGTTCTGAATTACAAAAACTTTCTCCGACAACTGATAGAGCTCAAAATGATTGGAGTCAATCTGGCGG AATTGGACGTCCTCAACCAGATAACAGAGAACAAATACAACAAAATGGTCCACCAGAAAGTTGTTTGGCAATTCTTAATAACTTCTATAATGATGGTGTACACTGGCATGATGTTTCATGTCATCACCGTAAACCGTGGGTCTGTGAAGAATCAGAATCgctaataaaatatgtacaatatacAAATCCTCAACTCAGaattactttttag